A genomic segment from Ptychodera flava strain L36383 chromosome 23 unlocalized genomic scaffold, AS_Pfla_20210202 Scaffold_23__1_contigs__length_28996876_pilon, whole genome shotgun sequence encodes:
- the LOC139123810 gene encoding galactosylceramide sulfotransferase-like produces the protein MMTTHSNVTFRCSRTKMLIFVVGMVCFMSAFYWNYRTRISQINIFPDQLTEKHTDTTINGKGQSYSKSSHGYVTSSPRSCKPLTKFVFIKPEKTGGSTVSSLLLRFGMKNKLVAALKKLTIEDNLITLDRKNHRLGILYYNCSDFPGYDYLCLHIEKYDRLSLERIIPNAKYFTIVRSPYTHLKSRFYYQRRDMNLAMSPDPFARYLSNLMQDAKVDKSLLHRTNTFSTRFGLDIYANKTSSLAALQRLNGELDLVMLLEYFDESLVLLKKTMCWNFEDIIYHSCKVHTKYQPPITNQMRDIITELSPTDIRLYNFFNDTFWRRVANYDGDFEADLAKLRSVQNAANVNCQKDQEGEFCHELQSDVADLNNMVYEEQLKWLCC, from the exons ATGATGACAACCCATTCGAATG TTACATTCCGCTGTAGCAGAaccaaaatgttaattttcgtCGTTGGTATGGTGTGTTTTATGTCAGCTTTTTATTGGAATTACCGTACAAGAATTTCACAGATAAACATTTT CCCGGACCAACTAACAgaaaaacacacagacacaaccATAAATGGCAAGGGACAATCGTACAGCAAGTCTTCTCATGGTTATGTAACCTCATCGCCTCGATCTTGCAAACCGTTGACAAAATTCGTCTTCATAAAACCGGAAAAGACAGGTGGAAGCACAGTGTCTTCGTTGTTGCTTCGTTTTGGTATGAAGAATAAGCTTGTGGCAGCCTTGAAGAAATTAACCATTGAAGATAATCTTATAACGCTTGACAGGAAGAATCATCGTCTCGGGATTTTATACTACAATTGTAGCGATTTTCCAGGATATGATTATCTTTGTTTGCATATTGAAAAATACGATCGCCTGTCACTTGAACGTATCATTCCAAATGCTAAGTATTTCACAATTGTGCGATCGCCATATACACACCTGAAATCACGGTTTTATTACCAGAGGAGAGACATGAACCTGGCAATGTCGCCAGACCCTTTCGCGCGATATCTCAGTAACCTAATGCAGGATGCCAAAGTTGACAAATCATTACTACATAGGACAAACACCTTCTCCACCCGCTTTGGTCTTGATATTTATGCAAACAAGACATCTTCACTTGCTGCGTTACAGAGACTGAACGGCGAGCTCGACCTTGTCATGCTTTTGGAGTATTTCGACGAGTCGCTGGTTTTACTTAAAAAGACAATGTGTTGGAACTTTGAGGATATTATCTATCATTCTTGCAAAGTGCACACTAAGTATCAACCACCGATCACCAATCAAATGCGAGATATTATAACAGAGTTGTCACCTACAGATATACGCTTGTACAACTTTTTCAACGATACTTTCTGGAGAAGGGTTGCGAACTATGATGGCGACTTCGAAGCTGATCTTGCAAAACTCAGATCCGTACAGAACGCTGCGAATGTCAATTGCCAGAAAGATCAAGAAGGTGAATTTTGCCATGAATTGCAGTCAGACGTCGCCGACCTCAACAACATGGTGTATGAAGAACAATTGAAATGGCTCTGCTGCTGA